tggttctatAAAGCCATGTTTACTCAAGTCGGGGTCCGCATTCCGTTCTCCGCCTTTCAGATGGCACTCTTAAACCGAATCTCCGTGTCaccgtcgcagttgcatccgaacagttgggcttctatccgctgtttcgagatggtctgTGAATATCTCGACCTGCCGGTGTCCGTAGatgtcttcctcttcttcttcaccctcACAAACCCTTCCAAGGAGGGGAAACATAGGAaagggttcatgtccttccgggCTGCTCAGGGTCGGAAGATTTTCGGCTTGTTCGAAGATTCTTACCATGGGTTTAAGGACAAGTATTTTAAGGTCCGTCCGGCCAAAGATCGTCACCCCTTTTGGTTGTCTCTGGAGGGGGCACGGCTCATCCCGACTTATTGGAGCTTCGGGGCGGGAGCCAATAGTTTTATTAAGGTGGTTTATAAAAACATGTCGGCAGTAGATCAGCAGATTGCCGAGGTGCTAAACGCGGTTTTTGGGAAGAACCCTGTAAATCCCCATCTCCTTATGGGTGATCGGGAGTCCGGCCGTAACTATATTTGTGAGATGCTTTTCACTTTTCCCTTTAtcttttttcccttttgttggTATTATGTGACGATTAACCGACCTCCTTTGTTTTCCTGCAGTGGATATGTCTGCGTCAGTGACTGGTCTTCCCGACCTGTTTCAGACTTTCCTTGGTGGTGGTGATGATGAAGAGGATAATGATCAATCTGTTGCTGAGACGTCCGCAGCTCCCCCAGAGGACAAAACTTCTTCAGGGCAGGAGGCCGTTGTTGGGGGGACCGGGACCTCAACGCAAGCCGCCCAGGTCGAGGTCGGGAAAACGGTTCATGACTCTCCCCCTCGCGAAGTGGTAGGTCAAGGGGGTTCGACGTCCGCTCCTGATGATGACGTGGAGGTGGTCGTCCCTACCCCTAAAAGGAAGAGGCCGGCGTCTTCTAGTCCCGAGGGGGTCCTCACCGTCATGGAGAGGAATTTTGATGCAAGTAACTTTATAGATACCCAACTCATTCCTGGCACTGAGGAGTACTTCCATGAGTCTTCCCTTGCCGggcaggcgaggtggatgtaccgaACTCTTCTGCGGGGCGCCGTGATAGCCCGGAAGGCCGAGTTTGAGCTGTCCGGGATGGAGTCTCTCCGTCGGAAATTGGACTCCGCTGGGAAGGCCAACaatgaattgaaaagtgaagtGGAAACTCTCCGGCAGCAGTTGACTCAATCTTCGGAGAAGTTGGACGCCGCCGAGAAGAAGGCTACCACCGCTGAGCAGAAAGCTACCTCCGCCGAACAAAAGTTAACAGCTGCTGAGAAAAAACAGAAAGAGTCGGACGCGACGATTGAACGTCTGGTCGAGCGTGAGATGGCTCTGGAGAAACAGGTCGGCGAGGCGCAGAAGCGTACGGCCGAAGTCGAGAAGGAGAAGCAGGCCGTGGAGGCCGATCTGGCAACGTGGAAGGCCAAGTATAAAGACGTCGTCAAACAGGGTAAAGGCGCGATTTTGGGCACCGAGGAGGCCCTGAAGGCTCAAATTAAAATTGTTGCCCCTGAGTTCGACACGTCGGCAATTGGCGTTTTTAAGATTATTAAGGATGGCCAGGTTGTTGATGTTCCGAAGAAATGAACTCTTTGTTTCATCGTTTTTGTTTAGCCGTTTTGTTTTGGCTTGTAGACAGTTGTTTTTAGCCGTTTTGGCTTACGAACAGTTTAATCTTAGCCGTTTTAATTTTGGCTTTGTGAACAATGACTCTTTGGCCGCTTGCTCGTGTTGTCGCGATGACGTTTTTCTTACTCGTCCGATCGTGTTATCGTTTTTAGTAACCGTTTTTGGTTTATAGTTGTTTATATCGGCGGCCCGTGGGCTCTCGTGTAGTTGCTCGTTACAACGGTAGTTGATGacctcccggggtgatcagtcccgggttAGGTGTCGTTGCTAGTCACGACAAGATGATTTATCTGAAAAACGGAGGTAAAATAGAATGGAGAATTTGCACGAGTGTATCTTATTCGGTATCCACGTAAAAGACTTGAAAGTTACTATGAAATTCAAATGGCAAGTTAACTACTTAGCTAGATTAGCTGGCAGGTTGCTGCGTCCtctaggagtagaatcttctAAGGTTGTCCGCGTTCCATGTTCTCGGGACCTCCTTGCCATCGAGCCTTTCTAACTTAAAGGCCCCTTTTCCCATCACTTTCTTGATTCTATATGGGCCTTCCCAGTTGGCCGCTAGCTTGCCTTCTCCTGGGGTCGGCAGGCCGATATCATTTCGCCTCAGGACGAGGTCGTTTGCCCCGAATTCCCTCTTGAGCACTTTAGTGTTGTAGCGGAGCGCCACTCTTTGTTTTAGCGCCGTTTCTGTCAAGTGGGCCATTTCCCGGGCTTCCTCTATCAGGTCCTTTTCTACAGTTTCCTCTACTCCCTTCAAAAGCAATCGCGGGCTTGGTtcaccgatctccacgggtatTACTGCATCCACCCCGTACGTTAGTCGGAAAGGGATTTCCTTGGTGGAGGATTGCTCGGTTGTTCGATAAGACCAGAGGACCGATGCTagctcgtcggcccaagcacccttTTTGTTGTCCAACCCCTTCTTTAGCCCTGAGAGGATAACCTTGTTGGCGGACTCCACTTGTCCGTTCGTCCGAGGGTGTTCTACCGAAGAGAACCTTTGCCTTATACCTAGGCCGTTGAGAAATTctgtgaactttttgtcagcAAATTGTGTgccgttgtccgagatgacgactTCTGGTATCCCGAACCGtgttatcacctgcctccacatgaattttctgcaattggctgaggatatgctagccaatggttcggcttctatccatttggtaTAGTAATCAATTGCCACTATGAGATATTTGACCTGCCCAGGGCCGACAGGGAAGGGCCCTAAGAGGTCGATTCCCCATTGAGCGAATGGCCGGGAGGTCGTCAGCAAGCTCAACTCGTTTGCCGGTGCCTtggcaaagttggcgttctgtTGGCACTTTATGCACTTTTTGACAAACTCTTTGGAATCTGCCATCATCGACGGCCAGTAGTACCCAGCTCGGATCAACTTCCTTGCTAGGGCTTTTCCTCCGATGTGGTGCCCACAGCAGCCCTCGtggacttccctgaggacgtaGTCCGTTTGGTCGGGGTGTAGGCACTTCAGTAGGGGCTGGCTGAGCCCTTTTCTGAACAGCTGTCCTTGGATGACGGCGTATTTGGCCGCTTCTCTCCTTAATTTCCCCGCATCCTTTTCGTCACCAGGGACTTGGCCGTGTTCTAGGTAGTtggtgatggggtctagccatgaAGGACTTAGGGTTGTTATGTGTAGTGCAATTGCAGGTTCCCTTGTcatgccttggatgagagaccggTTTCCCTCCCCTGGCTtcgtgctggctaattttgataGGAGGTCTGCTCGTGTGTTTCTTTCTCTGGGTACATGCTGGACCGTGACCTCGTCGAActtttggctcaagcttttgaccttttccaagtacttctgcAACAAGGGGTCCTTGGCTTGATAGCTGCCGTTTACTTGGGAAGTGACGACTTGGGAATCGCTGCATACTTCCAGCCTTTTTGCGCCGACCTCTGTTGCTAGGGTCAAGCCTCCtatgagggcttcgtattctgcttggttgttcgagatgGGGAACTCGAATCTGACCGATTGTTCGTATACGACCCCGTTTGGACTTTCTAGGATGATCCCGGCTCCTCCGAaggtctggttggaggctccgtccacatggagcttccaccgtgtaccCATGTCTTCGCCTGGGTCTCCTGTTACTTCAACCAAAAAATCCGCCATCGCCtgcgccttgatggcttgccggggctcataccgtatgtcatattgagagagttcgatggaccaagtcatcattcttcccgccaGGTCGGGTTTTTGGAGAACTTGTCGGATCCCTTGGTCCGTTCTGACGACCACTTGGTGACTCTGGAAGTACTGTTTTAACCTTCTCGAGGAAGTTAGGAGTgctaaggctagcttttccaacttgctaTATCTTAACTCTGCTCCTTGTAGGGCCCTGCTTATGAAGTAGACTGGTTGTTGGGTCCTCCCGTCCTCCCGCACTAGTACTGCGGCCAGGGCTTCGCTTGTTATAGCGAGGTATAGGTACAGTGGTTCCCCGTCCCTTGGCTTCCCGAGAACGGGAGGTGCCGCtaggatttccttgaagtgttgaaaggcttcttcgcacgcgggtgtccactcaaacgccatccctttcttcatgaggttgaAGAATGGCAGGGCCTTTGTCGCCGAGGCCCCGAGAAACCGGGAAAGCGATGTCAATCGCCCTGCCAACCTCTGGACGTCCTTGACACAGCCCGGGCTCTTCATCTGAAGTATTGCctggcatttctccgggttggcttctacccctctctgagttatcataaatcctaggaacttgccggcttccatggcgaaggcgcacttgaggGGGTTCAGCCTCATACCATGTTGACGGAGGGACGCAAACACACTTGCCAGGTCGTTTAGGAGGTCGTCAGGTCGTGTCGTTTTTGCcaggatgtcgtccacgtaaACTTCGACCGTTTTCCCTATGAGGTCGTGGAATAtcctgttcatcagcctttgatatgtcgcccctgcatttttcaagccaaacggcattaccttgtagcagaaagttcctcctggcgttatgaacgccgttttgtcttcgtctggtcggtgcatcggtatctgattgtaaccggagtaggcgtccatgaaactcAGATACCGGTACCCCGCCGCAGCGTCGACGAGTGCATCTATGTTGGGGAGAGGGAAGcaatctttggggcatgctttgttaaggtcagagtagtccacgcacattctccatctGCCATTGTGTTTTTTCACCAATACCACATTTGAGAGCCACGTCGAGTAGTCCACTTCTCGTATGaagcctgcttctaggaggccgGCCGTTTGCTTGGCTACCTCCTCTGCTCTCTCCGCCGACATCTTTCTTCTTCGTTGAGCCACTGGGCGTGCTTCCGGCTTGACGGCTAGGTGGTGTGAAATGATTTGTGGATcaatgcccggcatgtcggctggcGTCCATGCGAACAGGTCCTTGTTGGCCCTTATCATTTCAATCAAAGGCTCCTTCAACTCATGCGGGAGGTTCTTGTTAACGAATGTGAATCTTTCCCCTTCGTCACCGATGCTAAATTTCTCCAGGTCCCCTTCTGGTTCCGGCCTCGGGTTGTCCTCTACTCTGGCATCGAGGCCGGCTAGGAATACGCCGGATGCTTCCTTGGACTTCTTTCTGAGGGAAAGGCTGGCGTTGTCGCAGGCGACCACCGTCTCGAGGTCTCCTCTTATGGTCCCTATGGATCCATCATCGGTGACGAACTTCATAACTAGTAGCTTGGTGTTGATTATGGCCTCAAAATCATTGATTGTCTTCCTTCCCAAGATGATATTGTAGGCTGTGGAGTCTCGGAGGATCACGAATTCGGCCATCGCCGACCTTCGGCCTTGCATCTGTCCTACCGAGATCGGTAGGGAAATAACTCCGTCtggtttgatgaagtggtcgcctaACCCGA
This sequence is a window from Arachis stenosperma cultivar V10309 chromosome 10, arast.V10309.gnm1.PFL2, whole genome shotgun sequence. Protein-coding genes within it:
- the LOC130956845 gene encoding uncharacterized protein LOC130956845, with the translated sequence MADFLVEVTGDPGEDMGTRWKLHVDGASNQTFGGAGIILESPNGVVYEQSVRFEFPISNNQAEYEALIGGLTLATEVGAKRLEVCSDSQVVTSQVNGSYQAKDPLLQKYLEKVKSLSQKFDEVTVQHVPRERNTRADLLSKLASTKPGEGNRSLIQGMTREPAIALHITTLSPSWLDPITNYLEHGQVPGDEKDAGKLRREAAKYAVIQGQLFRKGLSQPLLKCLHPDQTDYVLREVHEGCCGHHIGGKALARKLIRAGYYWPSMMADSKEFVKKCIKCQQNANFAKAPANELSLLTTSRPFAQWGIDLLGPFPVGPGQVITRFGIPEVVISDNGTQFADKKFTEFLNGLGIRQRFSSVEHPRTNGQVESANKVILSGLKKGLDNKKGAWADELASVLWSYRTTEQSSTKEIPFRLTYGVDAVIPVEIGEPSPRLLLKGVEETVEKDLIEEAREMAHLTETALKQRVALRYNTKVLKREFGANDLVLRRNDIGLPTPGEGKLAANWEGPYRIKKVMGKGAFKLERLDGKEVPRTWNADNLRRFYS